One Natronomonas moolapensis 8.8.11 genomic region harbors:
- a CDS encoding aminopeptidase codes for MDPRIREHAEIVVDHSTGVEPGDNVVISAPSVAEDLAVALHETVGDRGATPVHLANDGRARRAYLRSIDTEELSTPTHAEALYEASDVLIRIRAEANATEQSDVPPEKQAAHSKANQPVQEVALSKQWCLTQFPSQANAQLAGMSTEGYENFVWDAVNKDWAAQREHQSRMVDILDPASEVRIKSGEVTDVTMSIDGMKTLNDYGEKNLPGGEVFTAPVVDSVEGAVRFDMPLYHQGREITDAHLVFEDGEVVEHAAADNEELLTEVLHTDPGASRLGELGIGMNRDIDTFTYNMLFDEKMGDTVHMAVGRAYDECVGEEREANESAVHVDMIVDMAEESFIQVDGDIVQRDGTFCFEDGFEA; via the coding sequence ATGGACCCGCGAATCCGCGAACACGCCGAGATCGTCGTCGATCACTCCACCGGCGTCGAACCGGGCGACAACGTCGTCATCAGCGCGCCGAGCGTCGCAGAGGACCTGGCTGTCGCTCTCCACGAGACCGTCGGGGACCGGGGGGCAACGCCGGTACACCTCGCCAACGACGGCCGCGCCCGACGGGCGTACCTGCGATCGATCGACACCGAAGAGCTCTCGACGCCGACGCACGCGGAGGCGCTTTACGAGGCGAGCGACGTCCTGATCCGCATCCGGGCGGAGGCGAACGCGACCGAACAAAGCGACGTCCCCCCGGAGAAACAGGCCGCCCACTCGAAGGCCAACCAGCCGGTTCAGGAGGTCGCCCTCTCGAAGCAGTGGTGTCTCACGCAGTTCCCCTCGCAGGCGAACGCCCAACTCGCCGGTATGAGCACGGAGGGCTACGAGAACTTCGTGTGGGACGCGGTAAACAAAGACTGGGCGGCCCAGCGCGAACACCAGTCCCGGATGGTCGATATCCTCGACCCCGCGAGCGAGGTCCGGATCAAAAGCGGCGAGGTGACCGACGTGACGATGTCTATCGACGGGATGAAGACGCTCAACGACTACGGCGAAAAGAACCTCCCCGGCGGCGAGGTGTTCACGGCCCCCGTCGTCGACAGCGTCGAGGGCGCGGTCCGCTTCGACATGCCGCTGTACCACCAGGGCCGCGAGATAACCGACGCGCATCTCGTCTTCGAGGACGGCGAAGTCGTCGAGCACGCCGCCGCCGACAACGAGGAGCTGTTGACCGAAGTGCTACACACCGATCCGGGCGCGAGCCGGCTCGGCGAGCTGGGGATCGGGATGAACCGCGATATCGATACGTTCACGTACAACATGCTCTTCGACGAGAAGATGGGCGACACCGTCCACATGGCGGTCGGGCGCGCCTACGACGAATGTGTCGGCGAGGAACGGGAGGCCAACGAGTCGGCCGTCCACGTCGACATGATCGTCGACATGGCCGAGGAGTCGTTTATTCAGGTCGACGGCGACATCGTCCAGCGTGACGGGACGTTTTGCTTCGAGGACGGATTCGAAGCGTAG
- a CDS encoding ribonuclease catalytic domain-containing protein — protein sequence MTDRDEQAYAGTAEGQGPVRIDEDLARHLANKREELFEEFEIRDEFPNEVLEEAETRANDPQGDIETELEERRDLRELTTWTTDPADAQDFDDAISIERTDKGYRLWVHIADVSHYVTPDTSMWEEALKRANTVYLPAYTIHMLPPILAETVCSLVPNEDRLAHTVEMHINGETLSHESIDIYKSVIHSDARQTYNDCEDRLEDDDAPLHDENALAYELAEKLHEQRKTDGSLVLNPKRDRAHTIIEECMLKANKAVTHELQWNRGLEAMFRVHPQPTPQEWDEALQEIQDLDGVSIPGDAWDDPRKAVNATLEEAPGRQLNKIQWAVMKVMPRAKYMSDPFGGHHALNFEIYGHFTSPIRRLSDLVNHWIIHTNDVPEGIADLCDHASDKQKDGETCERIYKDFLEEVGLDPHAVNNRGLETVDDPEDAEYTA from the coding sequence ATGACTGACCGCGACGAGCAGGCGTACGCCGGAACCGCGGAGGGGCAGGGTCCCGTCAGGATCGACGAGGACCTCGCCCGCCACCTCGCGAACAAGCGCGAGGAGCTCTTCGAGGAGTTCGAGATTCGCGACGAGTTTCCGAACGAGGTACTGGAGGAGGCAGAGACCAGGGCGAACGACCCGCAGGGGGACATCGAGACGGAGCTCGAAGAGCGCCGCGACCTCCGGGAGTTGACGACGTGGACGACAGACCCCGCGGACGCCCAGGACTTCGACGACGCCATCTCGATCGAGCGGACGGACAAGGGGTACCGCCTGTGGGTCCACATCGCAGACGTGAGCCACTACGTCACTCCTGACACCTCGATGTGGGAGGAGGCCCTGAAACGCGCCAACACGGTGTACCTCCCCGCCTACACGATCCACATGCTCCCGCCGATCCTGGCGGAGACAGTCTGTTCGCTCGTGCCCAACGAGGACCGCCTCGCCCACACGGTCGAGATGCACATCAACGGGGAAACCCTCTCTCACGAGTCGATCGACATCTACAAGTCTGTCATCCACTCCGACGCCCGCCAGACGTACAACGACTGCGAGGACCGCCTCGAGGACGACGACGCCCCGCTGCACGACGAGAACGCCTTGGCATACGAGCTCGCAGAGAAGCTCCACGAACAGCGAAAGACCGACGGCTCGCTCGTTCTCAATCCCAAGCGCGACCGCGCCCACACGATCATCGAGGAGTGTATGCTCAAGGCCAACAAAGCCGTTACGCACGAACTCCAGTGGAACCGCGGTCTCGAAGCGATGTTCCGCGTCCACCCGCAGCCGACCCCACAGGAGTGGGACGAGGCGCTCCAGGAGATACAGGACCTCGACGGGGTCTCGATACCGGGCGACGCCTGGGACGACCCGCGAAAGGCCGTCAACGCGACCCTGGAGGAGGCCCCCGGGCGACAGTTGAACAAGATCCAGTGGGCCGTCATGAAAGTGATGCCCCGGGCGAAGTACATGTCGGACCCCTTCGGCGGTCACCACGCGCTGAACTTCGAAATATACGGGCACTTCACCTCACCGATCCGACGGCTCTCGGATCTCGTCAACCACTGGATCATCCACACGAACGACGTCCCCGAGGGCATCGCGGACCTCTGTGATCACGCCAGCGACAAACAGAAAGACGGCGAGACCTGCGAGCGGATCTACAAGGACTTCCTCGAGGAGGTCGGTCTCGACCCCCACGCGGTCAACAACCGTGGGCTCGAGACCGTCGACGACCCGGAGGACGCCGAATACACGGCGTAG
- the pspAB gene encoding PspA-associated protein PspAB, with amino-acid sequence MGVFDTIRQALGLGVETDATREAAPEDLFGMSTAYLSMESDLGFAPTGDAALCFADVDSTAFRDARSEVEAVLEAGREETGTVASFIEDSHGYSWVVLSDPDFEDLVTSVHFAADTLIEEGFGSRLLAALFSFERDGLTAYWAYSFRRGAYYPFVPTGGHERDSSLEFKLESNLDGELEIEDDTSYWYPMWPDGDAHPWG; translated from the coding sequence ATGGGTGTTTTCGATACGATCCGGCAGGCACTGGGACTCGGCGTGGAGACGGACGCGACCCGGGAGGCCGCCCCCGAGGACCTGTTCGGGATGTCGACGGCGTACCTGTCGATGGAGTCCGACCTCGGGTTCGCCCCGACGGGCGACGCCGCGCTCTGTTTCGCGGACGTCGACAGCACTGCCTTCCGGGACGCGCGCTCGGAGGTCGAAGCTGTCCTGGAGGCCGGCCGGGAGGAGACGGGGACTGTCGCGTCGTTCATCGAGGACAGCCACGGCTACAGCTGGGTCGTGTTATCCGATCCGGACTTCGAGGATCTGGTTACCAGTGTTCACTTTGCTGCGGATACCCTCATAGAGGAGGGGTTCGGCTCCCGGCTGTTGGCGGCGTTGTTTTCCTTCGAGCGGGACGGACTGACGGCGTATTGGGCGTACTCGTTCCGCCGAGGAGCGTACTACCCGTTCGTCCCCACCGGCGGCCACGAGCGCGACAGCTCCCTGGAGTTCAAACTCGAGAGCAACCTCGACGGGGAACTCGAGATCGAGGACGACACGTCATATTGGTATCCCATGTGGCCGGACGGCGACGCCCACCCCTGGGGGTGA
- a CDS encoding pyridoxamine 5'-phosphate oxidase family protein, with protein sequence MPTWTGAWSEAEAESYLWERAIPIRLGCRTPSGGLWMLSLWYQYRDGAFHCATGADADVVSYLSADPGVSFEVSDNEPPYKGVRGAGTATVTHDDDKEQLETLLVRYLGGTDNDLADRLLDADRKEVRIRIEPSKLYTWDFTDRMRDADRG encoded by the coding sequence ATGCCGACGTGGACCGGCGCGTGGTCGGAGGCTGAGGCCGAATCCTACCTGTGGGAGCGAGCGATACCCATCCGACTCGGCTGCCGAACGCCCTCGGGCGGCCTGTGGATGCTCTCGCTTTGGTATCAGTACCGCGACGGCGCCTTTCACTGTGCGACTGGGGCGGACGCCGACGTCGTCAGTTATCTCAGCGCCGATCCGGGGGTCTCCTTCGAGGTCTCGGACAACGAACCGCCATATAAAGGCGTTCGCGGGGCCGGAACGGCGACGGTAACGCACGACGACGACAAGGAGCAACTTGAGACGCTGTTGGTGCGGTATCTCGGTGGGACCGACAACGACCTCGCCGATCGGCTTCTCGATGCCGACCGCAAGGAGGTCCGGATCCGGATCGAACCGTCGAAACTCTACACGTGGGATTTCACCGATCGGATGAGGGACGCCGATCGGGGTTGA
- the ligA gene encoding NAD-dependent DNA ligase LigA — MDPPEDNPYVRDPPRSFDPVDDLHPETAKQQVEHLRGAIRYHDHRYYERADPAISDRAYDALFERLLELEEAFDLRSETSPTRRVGGRPIDELETVEHVAPMRSIDSSVEAADLRAFDERVRGQLSESGYDGPIGYLCEPKFDGLSVELVYEDGELDRAVTRGDGTEGDDVTANVRTIRSVPLELQGDPPLSLAVRGEVLMPKAAFQVHNRERIERGDDPFANPRNAAAGTLRQLDPSVTANRPLACFVFGVLDDGGRGFETRREQRTAVERWGFRTDEHTRFVESADGAVAFRDEMLDRRNDLGYEIDGTVIKLDRLDACETLGSTARAPRWAFAYKFPARSEVTTVRDIVVQVGRTGRLTPVALLDPVDVSGVEVSRATLHNPDQITELGVDVGDTVRIKRAGDVIPYVETVIDGGEGSFQFPASCPVCESPIERDGPMAFCTGGVGCPAQLRRAIQHYAARTGLDIDGLGEKAVDQLVESGLVERLSDLYSLSADDLVDLDGWGATSAQNLLAAIDASREPELAAFLSAISIPNVGRATAADIARHFGTVDSIVAADEVELREVDGIGPTVASEIAEFFNSERNREVIEELREAGVEPQAAETAGGTLEGTTFVFTGSLDGLSREEAHELIERHGGSATSSVSGNTDYLVVGDDPGRSKRETADEHGVPTLDQSALETLLADHGIEV, encoded by the coding sequence ATGGACCCCCCCGAGGACAACCCCTACGTCCGGGATCCGCCGCGCTCTTTCGATCCGGTCGACGATCTCCACCCGGAGACGGCAAAACAGCAGGTCGAGCACCTTCGCGGAGCGATCCGGTATCACGACCACCGGTACTACGAACGCGCGGATCCGGCGATCTCCGATCGGGCGTACGACGCGCTCTTCGAGCGGTTGCTCGAACTCGAAGAGGCGTTCGATCTGCGCTCGGAGACCAGTCCGACGCGGCGGGTCGGCGGACGGCCGATCGACGAACTCGAAACGGTCGAACACGTCGCCCCGATGCGCTCGATCGACTCCTCCGTCGAGGCGGCCGACCTCCGGGCGTTCGACGAACGTGTTCGCGGTCAGCTGTCGGAGTCCGGCTACGACGGGCCGATCGGGTATCTCTGTGAGCCGAAGTTCGACGGGCTCTCCGTCGAGTTGGTCTACGAGGACGGCGAACTCGACCGGGCGGTCACCCGCGGTGACGGCACCGAAGGCGACGACGTGACGGCGAACGTCCGTACCATCCGATCCGTCCCGCTCGAACTGCAGGGCGATCCACCGTTGTCTCTCGCAGTGAGGGGCGAAGTGTTGATGCCGAAGGCGGCGTTTCAGGTGCACAACCGCGAGCGGATCGAGCGCGGTGACGATCCCTTTGCGAACCCACGGAACGCCGCCGCCGGGACGCTCAGACAGCTCGACCCGTCGGTCACCGCCAACCGCCCGCTCGCGTGTTTTGTCTTCGGAGTCCTCGACGACGGCGGCCGGGGGTTCGAAACCCGTCGAGAGCAGCGGACGGCCGTCGAGCGCTGGGGGTTCCGGACGGACGAACACACACGGTTCGTCGAGAGCGCCGACGGCGCGGTGGCGTTCCGCGACGAGATGCTCGATCGGCGGAACGATCTGGGCTACGAGATCGACGGCACCGTGATCAAACTCGACCGACTCGACGCCTGCGAGACGCTCGGATCGACCGCCCGTGCCCCCCGGTGGGCGTTCGCCTACAAGTTCCCGGCGCGCTCGGAGGTCACGACCGTTCGGGACATCGTCGTCCAGGTCGGACGAACCGGTCGGTTGACCCCCGTCGCTCTGTTGGATCCGGTCGACGTCTCCGGCGTCGAGGTGTCGCGGGCGACGCTACACAACCCCGACCAGATCACCGAACTCGGCGTCGACGTCGGCGACACCGTCCGGATCAAGCGCGCCGGTGACGTGATCCCGTACGTCGAGACGGTGATCGATGGCGGCGAGGGCTCCTTTCAGTTCCCGGCGTCGTGTCCGGTCTGTGAGAGCCCGATCGAGCGCGACGGCCCGATGGCGTTCTGTACCGGCGGGGTCGGCTGTCCAGCGCAACTCCGGCGGGCTATCCAACACTACGCTGCCCGGACGGGCCTCGACATCGACGGGCTCGGCGAGAAGGCGGTCGATCAACTGGTCGAGTCGGGCCTCGTCGAGCGGCTGTCGGACCTCTATTCGCTCTCGGCCGACGACCTCGTTGACCTCGACGGGTGGGGTGCGACGAGCGCCCAAAACCTGTTGGCCGCGATCGACGCGAGCCGGGAGCCAGAACTTGCAGCGTTTCTCTCCGCGATCAGCATCCCGAATGTGGGGCGGGCGACCGCCGCCGACATCGCACGCCACTTCGGAACGGTCGACTCGATCGTAGCTGCTGACGAAGTCGAACTGCGCGAAGTCGACGGGATCGGCCCGACGGTCGCGAGCGAAATCGCCGAATTCTTCAATAGCGAGCGAAACCGGGAGGTGATAGAGGAACTCCGCGAAGCCGGCGTCGAACCACAGGCGGCTGAGACTGCCGGGGGGACGCTCGAGGGGACGACGTTCGTCTTTACCGGCTCGCTCGACGGACTGTCCCGCGAGGAAGCCCACGAGCTGATCGAGCGACACGGCGGCTCGGCGACGTCGAGCGTATCGGGCAACACGGACTATCTGGTCGTCGGCGACGACCCCGGCCGGAGCAAGCGCGAGACCGCCGACGAGCACGGCGTCCCGACGCTCGACCAGTCGGCGCTCGAGACGCTGCTCGCTGACCACGGTATCGAGGTGTAG
- a CDS encoding group I intron-associated PD-(D/E)XK endonuclease → MNTKQTGDTSEAAVIAELIGRGYTVSIPFGDNDPYDLVVDSAESLHRVQVKTGWIEDGCLRFKTGSKTTEDGSTRVTDYSPEDVDAFAIRCRDTETLYWVPIAIAGKKNTYLRIDPAQIEHPNITRAEGFLFDAALPDV, encoded by the coding sequence ATGAATACCAAACAGACTGGAGACACCTCCGAGGCAGCGGTCATCGCCGAGTTGATCGGGCGAGGGTACACGGTTTCGATACCGTTCGGCGATAACGACCCGTACGACCTCGTTGTCGATAGTGCGGAGAGCCTCCATCGAGTACAGGTCAAAACGGGGTGGATCGAAGACGGCTGTCTCCGGTTCAAAACCGGGTCAAAAACGACGGAAGACGGGTCGACACGGGTCACGGACTACAGCCCGGAGGACGTCGACGCGTTCGCCATCCGGTGCCGCGACACTGAGACACTGTACTGGGTTCCCATCGCAATTGCCGGCAAGAAAAACACGTACCTCCGTATCGATCCCGCACAGATCGAGCACCCGAATATCACCCGTGCTGAGGGGTTTCTTTTCGATGCTGCGTTACCGGACGTATAA
- the radA gene encoding DNA repair and recombination protein RadA, whose product MAASGEDLEELPGVGPATADKLRENGYDSYQSIAVAGPAELSNTADVGESNANDIIQAARNAADIGGFETGADVLERREQIGKLEWLIPEVDEMLGGGVETQSITEVYGEFGAGKSQITHQLAVNVQLPSEAGGLGGRCIFVDSEDTFRPERVEEMVRGLPDDAIEAAMEDQEIDGTPDDDEAMAELVQAFLDKIHVAKAFNSNHQILLAEKAKEIAAEYEDDEYPVRLVCIDSLTAHFRAEYVGRGELANRQQKLNKHLHDIERVGNLYNAATVVTNQVQSNPDAFFGDPTKPIGGNILGHKSTFRMYLKKSKGNKRIVKLVDAPNLPDGEAVMRVENEGLKPE is encoded by the coding sequence ATGGCAGCAAGCGGCGAAGACTTAGAGGAGCTCCCGGGCGTCGGCCCCGCAACGGCCGACAAACTCCGGGAGAACGGCTACGACTCGTATCAAAGCATCGCAGTCGCCGGCCCGGCGGAGCTTTCGAACACCGCCGACGTCGGCGAATCGAACGCCAACGACATCATCCAGGCCGCCCGAAACGCGGCCGACATCGGCGGCTTCGAGACCGGCGCCGACGTACTCGAACGCCGCGAACAGATCGGAAAGCTCGAGTGGCTCATCCCGGAGGTCGACGAGATGCTCGGCGGCGGCGTCGAGACCCAATCGATCACCGAGGTGTACGGCGAGTTCGGGGCCGGAAAGTCCCAGATCACCCACCAACTCGCGGTCAACGTCCAGCTCCCGAGCGAGGCCGGTGGTCTCGGCGGGCGCTGTATCTTCGTCGACAGCGAGGACACATTCAGACCCGAACGGGTCGAGGAGATGGTCCGTGGCCTTCCCGACGACGCCATCGAAGCGGCGATGGAGGATCAAGAGATCGACGGGACGCCCGACGACGACGAGGCGATGGCCGAACTCGTCCAGGCGTTCCTCGACAAGATCCACGTCGCGAAGGCGTTCAACTCCAACCACCAGATCCTGCTGGCCGAGAAAGCGAAGGAGATCGCCGCCGAGTACGAGGACGACGAGTACCCGGTTCGGCTGGTCTGTATCGACTCGCTGACCGCACACTTCCGTGCGGAGTACGTCGGCCGCGGCGAACTCGCCAACCGCCAACAGAAACTCAACAAACACCTCCACGACATCGAACGGGTGGGCAACCTCTACAACGCCGCGACGGTCGTCACGAACCAGGTCCAATCGAACCCCGACGCCTTCTTCGGCGATCCGACGAAACCGATCGGCGGCAACATCCTCGGCCACAAGTCCACGTTCCGGATGTACCTCAAAAAGTCCAAGGGGAACAAACGGATCGTCAAACTCGTCGACGCGCCGAACCTCCCGGACGGTGAAGCGGTGATGCGCGTCGAGAACGAGGGTCTCAAACCCGAATAG
- a CDS encoding pyridoxal-phosphate-dependent aminotransferase family protein yields MSKKREYKDEYPDKTLYLPGPTEVPDNVIDAMAEPVFGHRMDRMTDLYTTIVEDTKEFLGTQNDVIILTASGTEFWEATTLNLVEDRMLVPTSGAFSERQADVAERLGKGVDRIAYEWGTAVKPDDVREALETSDEGYDVVGMVMNETSTGVRNPVEEIGDLLGEYPDTHFVVDAISCLGGDLVDIEAHNIDCIFTSVQKAFAMPPGLAVCTVSDEAYEREVQTEASSWYGGFRRCLDYYDRKGQTHSTPAIPIMLAYRKQMKRMLEETHEGRDERHREMAAYTREWAREHFDLYPEEGYESQTVTCIENTQGINVAETIETVSEEYDMVFSNGYGDIGEETFRIGHMGEHTVESIEALTDAIEDVADL; encoded by the coding sequence GTGAGCAAAAAACGCGAGTACAAAGACGAGTATCCCGATAAGACGCTGTATCTCCCCGGTCCGACTGAGGTCCCCGACAACGTCATCGACGCGATGGCCGAGCCGGTGTTCGGCCACCGCATGGACCGGATGACGGACCTCTATACGACCATCGTCGAGGACACCAAGGAGTTCCTCGGGACCCAAAACGACGTGATCATTCTGACCGCTTCCGGCACCGAATTCTGGGAGGCGACGACGCTCAATCTCGTCGAGGATCGCATGCTCGTCCCGACCTCCGGGGCGTTCAGCGAACGGCAGGCCGACGTCGCCGAACGACTGGGCAAGGGCGTCGATCGCATCGCGTACGAGTGGGGCACGGCGGTCAAACCCGACGACGTCCGCGAGGCGCTCGAGACCAGCGACGAGGGCTACGACGTCGTCGGCATGGTAATGAACGAGACGTCGACCGGCGTCAGAAACCCCGTCGAGGAGATCGGAGACCTCCTCGGCGAGTACCCGGACACCCACTTCGTCGTCGACGCCATCTCCTGTCTCGGCGGCGATCTCGTCGACATCGAGGCACACAACATCGACTGCATCTTCACGTCGGTACAGAAGGCCTTCGCCATGCCCCCCGGGCTCGCGGTCTGCACCGTCAGCGACGAGGCCTACGAACGCGAAGTACAGACGGAGGCGTCGTCGTGGTACGGCGGGTTCCGCCGGTGCCTCGACTACTACGACCGGAAGGGACAGACACACTCGACGCCGGCGATCCCGATCATGCTCGCCTACCGCAAGCAAATGAAACGCATGCTCGAGGAGACCCACGAGGGACGCGACGAGCGTCACCGCGAAATGGCGGCGTACACCCGCGAGTGGGCCCGCGAGCACTTCGATCTCTACCCCGAGGAGGGCTATGAGTCCCAGACCGTAACGTGCATCGAGAACACGCAGGGGATCAACGTGGCCGAAACGATCGAAACGGTGAGCGAGGAGTACGATATGGTCTTCTCGAACGGGTACGGCGATATCGGGGAGGAGACGTTCCGGATCGGGCACATGGGCGAACACACTGTCGAGAGCATCGAGGCCCTGACCGACGCGATCGAGGACGTCGCGGACCTGTAG
- a CDS encoding RNA-guided endonuclease InsQ/TnpB family protein encodes MLEIHRTHRAKILNHSQVEDPLDRHGWSASKLWNVANYHSRQNWDDTGEIPDHSDLKDELKGHIKYKGLHSQSSQRVLEELAEAFNSWYKKRKSDNRANPPGYRKKNYYDDHGNRVHEEHPRSTVTWKQNGIKHDTKNNRVRLSKGANHKEHPKAWEYILVEYETRPGVTVENLQQVRAVYDNSKGRWELHLVCKDDVETPTAPGNETAGIDLGICNFAAVAYSTEQADLYPGNRLKQDGYYFPKEIAKCDDSGGEEAPRLHAKWSERRTHFFHSLSKHIVERCVEKGVGRINIGKLAGVREDDNGEAKNWGKHGNLDLHGWAFDRFSSILEYKAKVEGVEVVEVSERDTSKTCCVCGREDESQRVERGLYVCEPCDAAFNADVNGAENIRLELKQSNSESAPDLGGDRSTGWLAQPKVYLHGLSRGFQPREEVVDCKP; translated from the coding sequence ATGCTGGAAATCCATCGAACCCACCGGGCGAAAATCCTCAACCACTCACAGGTAGAGGACCCGCTTGACCGGCACGGGTGGAGTGCCAGCAAACTCTGGAACGTCGCTAATTACCACTCTCGACAAAACTGGGATGATACGGGTGAGATTCCAGACCACAGCGACCTCAAAGACGAGTTGAAAGGTCACATCAAGTACAAGGGATTGCACTCGCAGTCCAGTCAGCGCGTTCTGGAGGAACTCGCTGAAGCCTTCAACTCGTGGTACAAAAAGAGGAAGTCTGATAATCGAGCGAATCCGCCCGGCTACCGCAAAAAAAACTACTACGACGACCACGGCAACCGCGTTCATGAGGAACATCCGCGTTCGACCGTGACGTGGAAGCAAAACGGCATCAAACACGACACGAAGAACAACCGTGTCCGTCTCTCAAAGGGCGCGAATCACAAGGAACACCCGAAAGCATGGGAGTACATCCTTGTTGAATACGAGACGCGCCCCGGCGTCACTGTTGAGAACCTCCAACAGGTCAGAGCCGTCTACGACAACTCAAAGGGTCGGTGGGAACTGCACCTCGTCTGCAAGGACGACGTTGAGACACCCACCGCACCCGGAAACGAGACAGCGGGTATCGACCTCGGCATCTGTAACTTCGCGGCAGTCGCATACAGCACCGAGCAAGCTGACCTCTACCCCGGCAACCGGTTGAAACAGGACGGGTACTACTTCCCGAAAGAAATCGCCAAGTGCGACGACTCGGGTGGTGAAGAAGCGCCCCGTCTCCACGCGAAGTGGTCGGAGCGCCGCACCCACTTCTTCCACTCCTTATCCAAACACATCGTAGAACGGTGTGTTGAGAAGGGAGTGGGCCGAATCAACATCGGGAAGCTCGCTGGTGTCCGTGAAGACGACAACGGCGAGGCGAAGAACTGGGGCAAGCACGGGAACCTTGACCTGCACGGCTGGGCGTTCGACCGCTTCAGCTCGATTCTCGAATACAAGGCCAAAGTCGAGGGTGTCGAAGTCGTAGAGGTTTCAGAGCGCGACACGAGCAAGACGTGTTGCGTCTGCGGTAGAGAAGACGAGAGTCAGCGTGTCGAACGTGGCTTGTATGTCTGCGAGCCGTGTGACGCGGCGTTCAACGCTGACGTGAATGGGGCGGAGAACATCCGTCTCGAGTTGAAGCAAAGTAACTCCGAGTCTGCTCCCGATTTGGGTGGGGATAGGAGTACCGGCTGGTTGGCACAGCCCAAAGTCTACCTTCATGGCCTCTCCCGAGGATTCCAACCTCGGGAAGAGGTGGTGGACTGCAAACCCTGA
- a CDS encoding DUF7562 family protein — MWGRRDPKEVTCIACGASLDRPDAREYDKEGDRWERREKEFEYLCKPCHRELCHQPRRGLESLLADIEAESVPAGRFVERYYDAVKDDCEAEERGDRSGDA, encoded by the coding sequence ATGTGGGGCCGACGGGACCCAAAGGAGGTCACCTGCATCGCCTGCGGTGCGTCGCTCGACCGGCCCGACGCCCGCGAGTACGACAAAGAGGGCGACCGCTGGGAGCGCCGCGAGAAGGAGTTCGAATACCTGTGTAAACCGTGTCATCGCGAACTGTGCCACCAGCCGCGGAGGGGACTCGAGTCGCTGCTCGCCGACATCGAAGCGGAATCGGTCCCCGCCGGTCGGTTCGTCGAGCGCTACTACGATGCCGTCAAGGACGATTGTGAGGCCGAGGAACGCGGCGATCGAAGCGGGGACGCCTGA